One Hevea brasiliensis isolate MT/VB/25A 57/8 chromosome 5, ASM3005281v1, whole genome shotgun sequence genomic region harbors:
- the LOC110653881 gene encoding G-type lectin S-receptor-like serine/threonine-protein kinase SD3-1 isoform X1: MLKRNKFFHISPFLLFVSTGFFLFHVVLSTIPLGSKLSTEENNSWVSSNGDFAIGFFNRADEPNHYSVGIHFNSESIPVSEQTMVWVAGAEITVGNKSYFQLSQTGELVLVDSLKGVIVWTSKTSQSAVVSALLRDDGNLVLLDKMGTVVWQSFDNPSDTLLPGQNLSAHKTLRAASKNSVSSYYSLYMNASGQLQLKWESDVIYWTGGNPSSSNLSAVFTSGGILQLVDQILEPIWSVFGEDHNDTVNFRLLRLDVDGNLRMYSWEDASKSWRSVWQAVENQCNVFATCGLHGICVFNASGSPECHCPFKMTSDPNSKCFAHDCKSAFSMVKYEHTFLYEIYPPSDSVIITSLQQCKNLCMKNSVCTAATFTNDGTAECRMKTTPYFSGYSGPSLSPVSFVKTCADPVAVDPHAASSSSAKSPAKNSYRLCIPCLVGAASGTFVIFAVMQLALGCYIYTRRNLIWKKAALAYAGSNSKGLMMLSFAEIKEITGNFKHQIGPRMYRGVLPNHQPVAVKDLETTIEERKFRAAASKIGSIHHRNLVKLNGYCCELGQRILVYEYVKNDSVEKYMLDEELSKKLTWRRRVDIFLGVARAICYLHTGCREFVSHGNLKCENVVLDKNFEAKVSEFGLGMVHPDTSRIREKDVEDFGKILLTLVTGCLQVEEVCEWAYKEWIQGHPERAVDNRIDDGIDLQELERTLRTAFWCLQTDERMIPSMSEVVKVLEGTLTVDPPPPPFTSRRLPAEEESLESGSEP; this comes from the coding sequence ATGCTTAAACGGAACAAATTCTTCCATATTTCACCTTTTCTGCTATTTGTCTCTACTGGGTTCTTTCTATTTCATGTTGTCCTCTCAACAATTCCCTTAGGTTCGAAACTTTCTACAGAGGAAAATAACTCATGGGTTTCTTCCAATGGCGATTTTGCTATTGGGTTCTTTAACCGTGCTGATGAGCCTAATCATTATAGTGTTGGAATTCACTTTAATTCAGAATCCATTCCTGTTAGTGAACAAACTATGGTTTGGGTTGCTGGAGCTGAAATCACAGTTGGTAACAAGTCCTATTTCCAGCTTTCTCAAACTGGGGAACTGGTTTTGGTTGATTCCTTGAAGGGAGTCATTGTGTGGACCAGTAAGACAAGCCAATCTGCTGTTGTTTCAGCTCTTCTTCGTGATGATGGCAATCTTGTTCTACTGGATAAAATGGGGACTGTTGTTTGGCAAAGCTTTGACAATCCTTCTGACACACTTCTTCCGGGCCAGAATTTATCTGCTCATAAAACACTTAGAGCTGCAAGCAAAAATTCTGTGTCAAGTTACTACAGTCTTTACATGAATGCTTCAGGCCAGTTACAGTTAAAGTGGGAAAGTGATGTAATATACTGGACTGGTGGAAATCCATCATCATCCAACCTCAGTGCTGTCTTTACCTCCGGTGGAATTCTGCAACTTGTGGACCAAATTTTGGAGCCCATATGGTCCGTCTTTGGAGAAGATCACAATGACACCGTAAATTTTCGATTGCTAAGGCTAGATGTTGATGGTAATCTGCGGATGTACTCTTGGGAAGATGCTTCAAAGTCATGGAGATCAGTCTGGCAAGCTGTTGAGAATCAGTGCAATGTCTTTGCAACATGTGGCCTGCATGGCATCTGTGTTTTCAATGCATCAGGATCCCCTGAATGCCATTGCCCATTTAAGATGACATCTGATCCTAATTCAAAATGTTTTGCACATGATTGTAAATCTGCTTTCAGTATGGTTAAATATGAGCACACGTTTCTTTATGAGATTTATCCGCCTAGTGATTCAGTCATCATAACTAGTCTACAGCAATGCAAAAACTTGTGCATGAAGAACTCAGTTTGTACAGCTGCAACCTTCACAAATGATGGAACTGCTGAATGCCGAATGAAGACAACTCCTTACTTCTCAGGGTATTCAGGCCCTTCTTTAAGTCCAGTATCTTTTGTTAAGACCTGTGCAGACCCAGTAGCTGTTGATCCCCATGCTGCAAGTTCTTCTTCAGCAAAATCTCCAGCCAAGAATTCTTATAGATTGTGTATTCCTTGTCTAGTTGGAGCTGCCTCAGGTACATTTGTTATATTTGCTGTGATGCAGTTAGCACTTGGCTGCTACATCTATACAAGAAGAAATTTGATTTGGAAGAAAGCTGCCTTGGCCTATGCGGGCAGTAATTCAAAGGGTTTGATGATGTTATCCTTTGCTGAAATCAAGGAAATCACAGGAAATTTCAAGCATCAAATTGGGCCAAGGATGTATAGAGGTGTGCTTCCAAACCACCAGCCAGTAGCAGTTAAGGACTTGGAAACAACTATAGAAGAAAGGAAGTTTCGAGCTGCTGCTTCAAAAATAGGAAGCATACATCACCGAAACTTGGTGAAGCTTAATGGCTATTGTTGTGAGTTAGGTCAAAGAATTTTGGTCTATGAGTATGTCAAAAATGATTCTGTGGAGAAATATATGTTAGATGAGGAGTTGAGCAAGAAACTGACTTGGAGAAGGAGAGTTGACATATTCTTAGGTGTGGCAAGAGCTATTTGTTATTTACACACAGGATGTAGGGAGTTTGTAAGCCATGGAAATTTGAAGTGTGAAAATGTAGTCTTGGACAAAAATTTCGAGGCCAAGGTGAGTGAATTTGGGTTGGGGATGGTTCATCCTGACACATCACGTATTCGAGAGAAAGATGTGGAGGATTTTGGCAAGATATTGTTGACATTGGTAACTGGGTGTCTTCAGGTGGAGGAGGTTTGTGAGTGGGCTTATAAGGAATGGATCCAGGGTCACCCAGAGAGGGCTGTGGATAACAGAATTGATGATGGTATTGATTTACAGGAGTTGGAGCGAACATTGAGAACTGCATTTTGGTGCCTTCAAACAGATGAACGAATGATACCTTCAATGAGTGAGGTAGTGAAGGTACTGGAGGGCACATTGACAGTTGATCCCCCACCGCCTCCTTTCACTAGCCGGAGATTACCAGCAGAAGAAGAGTCATTGGAGTCAGGCTCAGAACCATAA
- the LOC110653881 gene encoding G-type lectin S-receptor-like serine/threonine-protein kinase SD3-1 isoform X2, with protein MVWVAGAEITVGNKSYFQLSQTGELVLVDSLKGVIVWTSKTSQSAVVSALLRDDGNLVLLDKMGTVVWQSFDNPSDTLLPGQNLSAHKTLRAASKNSVSSYYSLYMNASGQLQLKWESDVIYWTGGNPSSSNLSAVFTSGGILQLVDQILEPIWSVFGEDHNDTVNFRLLRLDVDGNLRMYSWEDASKSWRSVWQAVENQCNVFATCGLHGICVFNASGSPECHCPFKMTSDPNSKCFAHDCKSAFSMVKYEHTFLYEIYPPSDSVIITSLQQCKNLCMKNSVCTAATFTNDGTAECRMKTTPYFSGYSGPSLSPVSFVKTCADPVAVDPHAASSSSAKSPAKNSYRLCIPCLVGAASGTFVIFAVMQLALGCYIYTRRNLIWKKAALAYAGSNSKGLMMLSFAEIKEITGNFKHQIGPRMYRGVLPNHQPVAVKDLETTIEERKFRAAASKIGSIHHRNLVKLNGYCCELGQRILVYEYVKNDSVEKYMLDEELSKKLTWRRRVDIFLGVARAICYLHTGCREFVSHGNLKCENVVLDKNFEAKVSEFGLGMVHPDTSRIREKDVEDFGKILLTLVTGCLQVEEVCEWAYKEWIQGHPERAVDNRIDDGIDLQELERTLRTAFWCLQTDERMIPSMSEVVKVLEGTLTVDPPPPPFTSRRLPAEEESLESGSEP; from the coding sequence ATGGTTTGGGTTGCTGGAGCTGAAATCACAGTTGGTAACAAGTCCTATTTCCAGCTTTCTCAAACTGGGGAACTGGTTTTGGTTGATTCCTTGAAGGGAGTCATTGTGTGGACCAGTAAGACAAGCCAATCTGCTGTTGTTTCAGCTCTTCTTCGTGATGATGGCAATCTTGTTCTACTGGATAAAATGGGGACTGTTGTTTGGCAAAGCTTTGACAATCCTTCTGACACACTTCTTCCGGGCCAGAATTTATCTGCTCATAAAACACTTAGAGCTGCAAGCAAAAATTCTGTGTCAAGTTACTACAGTCTTTACATGAATGCTTCAGGCCAGTTACAGTTAAAGTGGGAAAGTGATGTAATATACTGGACTGGTGGAAATCCATCATCATCCAACCTCAGTGCTGTCTTTACCTCCGGTGGAATTCTGCAACTTGTGGACCAAATTTTGGAGCCCATATGGTCCGTCTTTGGAGAAGATCACAATGACACCGTAAATTTTCGATTGCTAAGGCTAGATGTTGATGGTAATCTGCGGATGTACTCTTGGGAAGATGCTTCAAAGTCATGGAGATCAGTCTGGCAAGCTGTTGAGAATCAGTGCAATGTCTTTGCAACATGTGGCCTGCATGGCATCTGTGTTTTCAATGCATCAGGATCCCCTGAATGCCATTGCCCATTTAAGATGACATCTGATCCTAATTCAAAATGTTTTGCACATGATTGTAAATCTGCTTTCAGTATGGTTAAATATGAGCACACGTTTCTTTATGAGATTTATCCGCCTAGTGATTCAGTCATCATAACTAGTCTACAGCAATGCAAAAACTTGTGCATGAAGAACTCAGTTTGTACAGCTGCAACCTTCACAAATGATGGAACTGCTGAATGCCGAATGAAGACAACTCCTTACTTCTCAGGGTATTCAGGCCCTTCTTTAAGTCCAGTATCTTTTGTTAAGACCTGTGCAGACCCAGTAGCTGTTGATCCCCATGCTGCAAGTTCTTCTTCAGCAAAATCTCCAGCCAAGAATTCTTATAGATTGTGTATTCCTTGTCTAGTTGGAGCTGCCTCAGGTACATTTGTTATATTTGCTGTGATGCAGTTAGCACTTGGCTGCTACATCTATACAAGAAGAAATTTGATTTGGAAGAAAGCTGCCTTGGCCTATGCGGGCAGTAATTCAAAGGGTTTGATGATGTTATCCTTTGCTGAAATCAAGGAAATCACAGGAAATTTCAAGCATCAAATTGGGCCAAGGATGTATAGAGGTGTGCTTCCAAACCACCAGCCAGTAGCAGTTAAGGACTTGGAAACAACTATAGAAGAAAGGAAGTTTCGAGCTGCTGCTTCAAAAATAGGAAGCATACATCACCGAAACTTGGTGAAGCTTAATGGCTATTGTTGTGAGTTAGGTCAAAGAATTTTGGTCTATGAGTATGTCAAAAATGATTCTGTGGAGAAATATATGTTAGATGAGGAGTTGAGCAAGAAACTGACTTGGAGAAGGAGAGTTGACATATTCTTAGGTGTGGCAAGAGCTATTTGTTATTTACACACAGGATGTAGGGAGTTTGTAAGCCATGGAAATTTGAAGTGTGAAAATGTAGTCTTGGACAAAAATTTCGAGGCCAAGGTGAGTGAATTTGGGTTGGGGATGGTTCATCCTGACACATCACGTATTCGAGAGAAAGATGTGGAGGATTTTGGCAAGATATTGTTGACATTGGTAACTGGGTGTCTTCAGGTGGAGGAGGTTTGTGAGTGGGCTTATAAGGAATGGATCCAGGGTCACCCAGAGAGGGCTGTGGATAACAGAATTGATGATGGTATTGATTTACAGGAGTTGGAGCGAACATTGAGAACTGCATTTTGGTGCCTTCAAACAGATGAACGAATGATACCTTCAATGAGTGAGGTAGTGAAGGTACTGGAGGGCACATTGACAGTTGATCCCCCACCGCCTCCTTTCACTAGCCGGAGATTACCAGCAGAAGAAGAGTCATTGGAGTCAGGCTCAGAACCATAA